The Dermacentor silvarum isolate Dsil-2018 chromosome 3, BIME_Dsil_1.4, whole genome shotgun sequence region GCCATATACAGCCGTTATATTGAATTTTGtcatgtgtcttgggattgttccAGGGAGTTTTGAAGGAATGGAGGACATGATCGGAAGTAAAAGTTGTGGGTTAATTATGGACTTTGTAGATGATTGCTAAATATTTGGTTTATCTTTTTTGGCTGCGTGAATTGTACTACTACGCAGTCTGTCATAATAGATCCAAAGACAAGGAGAGGAGATGGGACTGCTAGTTGTCAATTTTTGTCACACTAAAGACATGAAACACCAACACGAAGAACTCTGCCCTACATTGGTTAGCCCCAGATTAGAAAAAGTAGAGTAGCAAGTTTTCAATTGGAGCTTCGATGCTCGCTGCAGTGAGATtcttcagtcagctaaggtgtttcgctgctgagcacaagatcgcgggattgaatcctggccgcggtggctgcatttcgatggaggcgaaatgcaaaaacgcccgtgtgcttgtgttgtagtgcacagtaaagaactccaggtggtcaaaattaatccggagccctccactacagcgtacctcataatcagaactggttttggcacgtagaaccccagaaagaagaagcagtgaGAGTCTGGCTTTGTTGATTTTCTTACACCTATAGGGAAATCTGGCAGTACTTAGTATGTATGTTTCTGAGATGCCTGGTTGTGGAAGGTATGGTTTGTCTTGAATGGGCCTGAATCATGGCTGTACAGATAACATTTTCTAGGAGTCTTGTTTCTTCTATTGTACAGTTTTGCTCAGTCATACATGCTTGgggcagaaaagaaaaataaatacctGCATGTGAGTGTACATTTTCATCTACAACTTGGATGAGCAGCCAGTGATACTGTCAATACTGCTGCAGTGCACCATAAAGGCCCCATTACAAATTTTGGTTATACTACGCTGGAAGCTGTATAATGCCGTCTAAGAAGCGTTTCAAATCAGTTAATCATTGAAGGAGATAGAGCTGTCCAGTTACCATGCTGCCAGGTGGTCAGTGCCACTGCCAATGGATACACTCTAGCAGTGTTCGTTACCTGCCTTTTACCACACGGACATACTGTGGCATAGCCTCCTTTGTTGCGGCCTTCCAGTCATTGGTTTATTAGTCATAGTGTGTGACGAAACACGCACTGGGATAGCGCCATTTGTGCATGTGACTGTGGCTCTCTGGCTGGGAGCGGGCTGCCTCAAGAGTGAAGGAGTGCGGCATCTGGTTGAGCTGTTATCGCAGAGCGTGGCACTGCAATGCTTTGCATCATCAGCGTCTCATGTATACGCTACGCTTGTTTGTGGGGCCCTTTAAATACAGTGCTTATGTTTTAATTTAAAGTTATCATGGCAAAAGTATTTCAGTGGAGACATTGCTTTGTCAAGTGCTGAGAAAGATGTCCCTTTGAGTCGCAACAGCGAGTGCTTGCGCTGCAGGGTGGAGGGCCTGTTGAAGGCTGGTGGCATGCAGCCTTCGGAGCAACCACTCTGGCTTGATGTGTACCGTGCCTTCCCACCGATCGAGGAGCCCAGCTTCTACAGGACGGCCGGGGGCGATGTGCGTCGCATCTTTTATCCGGAGGATGTGGCCCGCATGTGAGCATTAAATGAGGCTGTTCTCTTTTCTATAGGTCAGCGTGTTCACCATGGAAGGTTC contains the following coding sequences:
- the LOC119445370 gene encoding 28S ribosomal protein S23, mitochondrial isoform X2, translating into MAGSRIYKLGSIFTRVEGLLKAGGMQPSEQPLWLDVYRAFPPIEEPSFYRTAGGDVRRIFYPEDVARMQFYQQYANTTVDLQDTRNLSPCQRCCTVGSTTSC
- the LOC119445370 gene encoding 28S ribosomal protein S23, mitochondrial isoform X1; amino-acid sequence: MAGSRIYKLGSIFTRVEGLLKAGGMQPSEQPLWLDVYRAFPPIEEPSFYRTAGGDVRRIFYPEDVARMQFYQQYANTTVDLQDTRNLSPCQRFLKEQAPLDKDK